The Kribbella sp. NBC_00662 nucleotide sequence CGGACACGCCGTACGTGCACGACGTCGCGGACCTGGTGCACTCGCAGCACTCGGACATCGTGCTGGACAACGCCGCACTGACCGATCCGGAGATCCGGCGGAAGGTGGTCCGGGCGAACGACGCGCCGATCGGCGGTGACATCTTCAACTCGCTGTACCTGCTGTTCTCGGCGATCCGGGAGCAGTCGACGGTCGCGCTGTCGGGTGAGTCGGCCGACGAGGTGTTCGGCGGGTACCTGTGGTTCCACGACCCCGAGGTCCGGAACCGGGCGATGTTCCCGTGGATCGCGTATGCGCTGTCGCGGCGGCAGGCCGGCCAGGTCAACGTCGTACGGAAGGACGTGCTGAGGCAGCTCGATCTCGGGGGTCATCTGCGCGACCGGTACGCCGAGGCGGTGGGCGAGATCGAGCGGCTCGAGGGGGAGTCCGACGACGAGTGGGCGATGCGGAAGGTCTGCTACCTGCATCTGACCCGGATGGTGCGGATCCTGCTCGACCGGAAGGACCGCATGAGCATGGCGGTCGGGCTCGAGGTGCGGGTGCCGTTCTGCGATCACCGGTTGGTGGAGTACGTGTACAACACCCCGTGGTCGATGAAGACGTTCGACGGGCACGAGAAGAGCCTGCTGCGGGCGGCGACCAGCGACGTACTGCCGCGGTCGGTGGTCGAGCGGCGCAAGTCGCCGTACCCGCAGACCCAGGATCCGGCGTACGCCGAGGCGCTGGCCGGTCAGGTCCGCGAACTGGTGGCGGATCGGCATCCCGTGTTCGAGCTGGTGGACCGGGAGAGGGCCGATCAGCTGGCTCGGTCGGCGGAGGGCGCGGGGCGGCGGCAGCTGGAGCAGACGCTGTCGCTGGCGACCTGGATTGACCTTTATCAGCCAGATATCAGGCTCTCGTTGTAGGAGTTGTTTGGCTGGCTGTGCCAGGATGGCGCTTCCCCTCGGAGGTGATCGACATGGCGGCGGCGGAGACTCTGCTACTCCTGGTGAGCATGCACCGGATCGTCAGACACCTGCGCCGGAGCAGGACCACCACGGTCATGCACCCGACGCAGTTCCTGGCGCTGATGCTGATCGCCGATGAGCAACCGATCCGGATCGGCGAGATCGCCAGCCGGGTCCCGTGTTCCCAACCCACCGCGACCACCACGGTCGCAGCGCTGGAACAAGCCGGCCTGGTACGCCGCGAACCGGATCCCGTCGACGGCCGCGCAACCGCCGTCGTCCTGACCGAAGCCGGCGCCGCCACCGTCGAAGCCTCCGGCCAACAGGCTGCCGACGAACTCTCCCACCTCCTCAACCGCCTGGACGACACAGACCGAGCCCTGGTCCTCAAAGC carries:
- a CDS encoding MarR family winged helix-turn-helix transcriptional regulator — encoded protein: MAAAETLLLLVSMHRIVRHLRRSRTTTVMHPTQFLALMLIADEQPIRIGEIASRVPCSQPTATTTVAALEQAGLVRREPDPVDGRATAVVLTEAGAATVEASGQQAADELSHLLNRLDDTDRALVLKAGEALSRITKDL